One part of the Pseudomonadota bacterium genome encodes these proteins:
- a CDS encoding homoserine O-acetyltransferase, whose product MSEYIEHDPGSTSAGLTEKKYFTFGSRENGLTLESGSSIGPLTIAYETLGTLSRKKDNAILVTHALSGDSHMAGCYTAKDPKPGWWDIMIGPGKGIDTDKYFVICSNVLGGCMGTSGPSSINPSTGCQYGLQFPVVTIGDMVKAQKRLIDHLGVEKLLSVIGGSIGGMQVLEWSVRYPEMLASAVPLATTTRHSALAIAFNEIGRQAIMTDPNWNKGAYYDGPKPDLGLAVARMVGHVTYLSDEAMRNKFGRRLQNRSDFSFNFDVDFQVESYLRYQGAKFVQRFDANSFLYITKAADYFDLSAQHGGGSEIEAFSRARAKFLVVSFTSDWLYPTYQSKAMVKAMKKNGLDVSFCEITAECGHDAFLLPNDRLSRLIRSFLERVARHERK is encoded by the coding sequence ATGAGCGAATATATCGAACACGACCCAGGAAGTACTTCGGCGGGACTGACCGAAAAGAAGTATTTCACCTTCGGCAGCCGGGAGAACGGGCTTACCCTGGAGAGCGGCTCTTCGATCGGCCCGCTGACCATCGCCTACGAGACCTTGGGGACCCTGAGCCGTAAAAAAGATAATGCCATTCTCGTAACCCACGCCCTGTCCGGCGACTCACACATGGCCGGCTGTTACACCGCAAAGGATCCCAAGCCGGGCTGGTGGGATATCATGATCGGACCGGGCAAGGGGATTGATACCGACAAATACTTCGTGATCTGCTCCAATGTGCTCGGCGGCTGCATGGGCACGAGCGGCCCTTCCTCCATCAATCCCTCGACCGGCTGCCAGTATGGACTGCAGTTTCCGGTCGTCACCATTGGTGATATGGTCAAGGCGCAGAAGCGACTGATCGACCACCTGGGGGTCGAAAAACTCCTGTCGGTGATCGGCGGCTCCATTGGCGGAATGCAGGTCCTGGAATGGAGTGTCAGGTATCCGGAGATGCTGGCCTCGGCGGTACCGCTTGCCACCACCACCCGCCACTCGGCCCTTGCCATCGCCTTCAACGAGATCGGCAGGCAGGCGATCATGACCGATCCGAACTGGAACAAGGGCGCCTATTACGACGGGCCCAAACCCGATCTCGGCCTGGCGGTGGCGAGAATGGTCGGTCACGTCACCTATCTTTCCGATGAGGCCATGCGCAACAAATTCGGCAGAAGGCTGCAGAACCGCAGCGACTTTTCCTTTAACTTCGATGTGGATTTTCAGGTTGAAAGCTACCTTCGGTATCAGGGTGCAAAATTTGTCCAGCGCTTTGATGCCAACTCCTTCCTCTACATCACCAAGGCCGCCGATTATTTCGACCTCAGCGCCCAGCATGGCGGAGGTTCTGAAATCGAGGCCTTCTCGCGGGCCCGGGCCAAATTCCTGGTGGTCTCATTCACCTCCGACTGGCTCTACCCCACCTATCAGTCGAAGGCGATGGTCAAAGCAATGAAAAAAAACGGCCTCGATGTGAGTTTCTGCGAAATCACCGCCGAATGCGGGCACGATGCGTTCCTGCTGCCGAACGACCGGCTCTCCAGACTGATCCGCAGCTTTCTTGAACGGGTGGCCCGCCATGAGCGAAAATAA
- the metW gene encoding methionine biosynthesis protein MetW, with translation MRYDLQIIASWVEPGSKVLDLGCGSGELLQYLEETKNITGTGIEGSEELATRAIDKGLQVLQGDINEEVLDYQDDYFDYVVLSQTLQQVFEPHVLIRELLRIGRFVIVSFPNFSHWSIRLQLLFNGYAPKNSQLPYEWYDTPNIRVITIEDFRKFARRSPGCRIIKEAAINTESHGRKGKIITFLPNLRATYGIFLISRK, from the coding sequence ATGCGCTACGATCTGCAGATCATCGCCTCCTGGGTGGAACCGGGGAGCAAAGTACTCGATCTCGGCTGCGGCTCGGGGGAGCTGCTCCAATATCTCGAAGAGACGAAAAACATCACCGGCACCGGAATCGAAGGTTCCGAGGAACTCGCCACCCGGGCCATCGACAAGGGACTGCAGGTCCTGCAGGGCGATATCAACGAGGAGGTGCTCGACTACCAGGACGATTATTTTGATTATGTGGTCCTGAGCCAGACCCTGCAGCAGGTTTTCGAGCCCCATGTCCTGATCCGGGAACTTTTACGGATCGGCCGGTTCGTGATCGTTTCCTTTCCTAACTTCAGCCACTGGTCGATCCGCCTGCAGCTGCTCTTCAACGGCTACGCGCCCAAGAACAGTCAGCTCCCCTACGAGTGGTACGACACCCCGAATATCCGGGTGATCACCATTGAGGATTTCCGGAAATTTGCCAGGCGTTCTCCCGGATGCAGGATTATCAAAGAAGCGGCGATCAACACCGAAAGCCATGGCCGGAAAGGGAAGATCATCACCTTTCTGCCGAATCTCCGGGCGACTTACGGGATATTCCTGATCAGCAGAAAATAA
- a CDS encoding serine acetyltransferase, with protein MFSKDIENNQCIDDAENTSHLYDDIPPVVRELAASCKKHGCFDHLGAIPIPTHRTVVQIIDQARRILFPGYFSSVSINPANLEYCLGQETTELFENLAGQIIQAIQHECFQARQTCTRCKVQGYEIAVKFIQSLPEISAILATDIQAALDGDPAAKGADEVIFSYPGLLAISIYRLAHKLRELNVPVLPRIMTEHAHSLTGIDIHPGATIGKSFFIDHGTGVVIGETTTIGNRVRLYQGVTLGALSLPRDAGNRYRNVKRHPTIEDDVIIYANTTILGGETVIGARAVIGGNIWLTESVPPDTKVILKKPELVYSGNGKD; from the coding sequence ATGTTTTCCAAAGATATTGAAAACAATCAATGCATTGATGACGCCGAAAACACCAGTCACCTGTATGACGATATCCCGCCGGTGGTCAGGGAACTAGCCGCCTCCTGCAAAAAACACGGCTGCTTCGACCATCTCGGCGCCATTCCCATTCCGACCCACCGGACGGTGGTCCAGATCATTGACCAGGCGCGGCGGATCCTGTTTCCCGGCTATTTTTCCTCGGTTTCGATCAACCCGGCCAACCTTGAATACTGCCTCGGGCAGGAAACCACTGAACTCTTCGAAAATCTGGCCGGCCAGATCATCCAGGCCATCCAGCACGAATGCTTCCAGGCCCGCCAGACCTGCACCCGCTGCAAGGTCCAGGGGTATGAGATTGCGGTCAAATTCATTCAGTCCCTGCCTGAAATCAGCGCGATTCTTGCCACCGATATTCAGGCCGCTCTTGATGGCGACCCGGCAGCCAAAGGAGCGGACGAGGTGATTTTCAGCTATCCGGGGCTGCTCGCGATCAGTATTTACCGCCTGGCCCACAAACTCCGGGAACTGAACGTCCCGGTGCTGCCCCGGATCATGACCGAGCATGCCCATAGCCTCACCGGCATCGACATCCACCCCGGAGCGACCATCGGGAAGAGCTTCTTCATCGATCACGGCACCGGGGTGGTGATCGGGGAAACCACCACCATCGGCAACAGGGTCAGACTGTATCAGGGGGTCACCCTGGGAGCCCTTTCCCTGCCGAGGGATGCCGGAAACCGCTATCGCAACGTCAAGAGACACCCGACCATCGAGGATGACGTCATCATCTACGCCAATACCACGATCCTCGGCGGCGAAACCGTAATCGGCGCCCGGGCGGTGATCGGCGGCAATATCTGGCTCACCGAAAGTGTGCCGCCGGACACCAAGGTCATCCTGAAAAAACCGGAGCTGGTCTATTCAGGTAACGGTAAGGATTAA
- the cysK gene encoding cysteine synthase A yields the protein MNRIFPDVSKAIGMTPLVRLNNIATGLGATIYAKLESANPLFCVKDRIGVAMIDAAEKEGLINPETVIIEPTSGNTGIALAYICAARKYRLILTMPETMSMERRMLLKHFGAELVLTPGPEGMKGAINKAIELHGQTANSFMPNQFENPANPEIHRRTTAEEIWNDTDGGVDIFVAGVGTGGTITGVSEVIKKRKPSLRSVAVEPAASPVLSGGNPGPHKIQGIGAGFVPKILNTEMIDEVIQVTNEQAIETARALAKKDGILCGISSGAAAWAALKLGARPENAGKMIVVILPDTGERYLTTDLMEK from the coding sequence ATGAACAGGATATTCCCGGACGTTTCCAAGGCCATCGGCATGACCCCCCTGGTCAGACTGAACAATATCGCAACCGGTCTCGGGGCAACGATTTACGCCAAGCTTGAATCCGCAAACCCGCTGTTCTGTGTGAAAGACAGGATCGGGGTGGCCATGATCGACGCTGCCGAAAAAGAGGGATTGATCAATCCGGAAACCGTGATCATCGAACCGACCAGCGGCAATACCGGCATCGCCCTGGCCTATATTTGCGCAGCGCGGAAGTACCGGCTGATCCTGACCATGCCCGAGACCATGAGTATGGAACGGAGAATGCTGTTAAAACATTTCGGGGCCGAACTGGTTCTCACTCCGGGACCGGAAGGAATGAAGGGGGCGATCAACAAAGCCATCGAACTCCACGGGCAAACGGCCAATTCTTTCATGCCCAACCAGTTCGAAAACCCGGCCAATCCGGAAATTCACCGCCGGACAACCGCCGAAGAGATCTGGAACGACACCGATGGTGGTGTAGATATCTTTGTCGCCGGAGTGGGAACAGGCGGCACGATTACCGGGGTGTCTGAGGTAATCAAGAAACGAAAGCCTTCGCTGAGATCCGTTGCGGTGGAACCTGCAGCCTCACCTGTTCTGTCCGGGGGGAATCCTGGCCCGCATAAAATACAGGGCATCGGCGCCGGTTTTGTCCCGAAAATTCTGAACACCGAGATGATCGATGAGGTCATCCAGGTGACAAATGAGCAAGCCATTGAAACGGCGCGCGCACTGGCGAAAAAAGACGGCATTCTCTGCGGCATCTCTTCCGGGGCCGCCGCCTGGGCGGCCCTTAAGCTTGGTGCGCGGCCTGAAAACGCAGGCAAAATGATTGTGGTGATTCTGCCGGACACCGGCGAGAGATACCTGACCACCGATCTCATGGAGAAATAA
- a CDS encoding mannose-1-phosphate guanylyltransferase/mannose-6-phosphate isomerase, with amino-acid sequence MIPVILAGGSGTRLWPLSRGLYPKQFLPLAEKRTMLQATVERVVKVDGAEPPLIICNHEHRFLVGEQLQGIQVGSGGIILEPVGRNTAPAAVLASLLAVEGGGDPVILLLPADHVIRDEMAFAEAVAAGEKLAAAGSLLTFGIVPDLPETGYGYICKGKPLAEDSAFQVDRFVEKPDLATATRYLESGQYLWNSGMFMFKASVLLAEIEKFAPEILDSCRRAFAGRSMDLDFIRLAQDKFEACPSDSIDYAVMEKTDKAVVIPLDCGWSDVGSWRSLHEVSRSDANGNVINGDVLVKDVTNCYLRSESRLLAAVGLDDHVVVETADAVVVAPKGRSQDVKAIVEQLSKANRCEAKLHRRVYRPWGSYEGIDAADRFQVKRIIVKPGASLSLQMHHHRAEHWVVVRGTAKVTVGEKVLTVSENQSTYIPVGEKHRLENPGVIQLELIEIQTGSYLGEDDIVRFEDVYGRQGRSD; translated from the coding sequence ATGATCCCAGTGATTCTGGCTGGTGGATCGGGGACCAGGCTCTGGCCCCTGTCCAGAGGGTTGTATCCGAAGCAGTTTCTGCCTTTGGCCGAAAAACGGACCATGCTGCAGGCAACGGTTGAAAGGGTTGTCAAAGTTGATGGGGCAGAGCCGCCGCTGATTATCTGCAATCACGAGCACCGGTTCCTGGTCGGAGAACAATTGCAGGGCATTCAGGTCGGATCAGGCGGGATCATCCTCGAACCGGTGGGCAGGAATACTGCTCCGGCGGCAGTGCTCGCATCATTACTGGCGGTGGAGGGTGGTGGAGATCCGGTCATTCTGCTGCTCCCGGCCGACCATGTGATCAGGGATGAAATGGCTTTCGCCGAAGCGGTGGCAGCGGGTGAAAAGCTCGCCGCAGCCGGCAGTCTGCTCACCTTCGGGATCGTTCCGGATCTGCCGGAAACCGGCTATGGCTATATCTGTAAAGGAAAACCTCTTGCTGAAGATAGCGCGTTCCAGGTAGACCGTTTTGTCGAGAAGCCGGATCTGGCCACAGCCACTCGCTATCTTGAGTCGGGCCAGTATCTCTGGAACAGTGGGATGTTCATGTTCAAGGCCTCGGTCCTGCTGGCCGAGATTGAAAAATTCGCCCCGGAGATCCTCGACTCCTGCCGCAGGGCTTTTGCCGGGAGGAGCATGGATCTTGACTTTATCCGTCTTGCCCAGGATAAGTTTGAGGCCTGCCCGTCGGATTCTATCGATTATGCGGTTATGGAAAAGACCGACAAGGCTGTGGTCATTCCCCTTGATTGCGGCTGGAGTGATGTCGGTTCGTGGCGCTCCCTGCATGAGGTGAGCCGGAGTGATGCAAACGGCAACGTGATCAATGGTGATGTGCTCGTTAAAGATGTCACAAACTGCTATCTCCGCTCCGAGAGTCGTCTGCTCGCCGCAGTGGGTCTGGACGACCATGTCGTGGTTGAAACGGCCGATGCGGTAGTGGTGGCGCCGAAGGGTCGAAGCCAGGATGTGAAGGCGATTGTCGAGCAGTTGAGCAAAGCGAACCGCTGCGAAGCAAAACTGCACCGACGTGTGTACCGACCCTGGGGATCTTATGAAGGGATTGATGCCGCAGACCGTTTTCAGGTGAAAAGGATTATTGTCAAGCCGGGCGCAAGCCTTTCCCTGCAGATGCATCACCACCGGGCTGAGCATTGGGTGGTGGTAAGAGGTACGGCAAAGGTCACGGTGGGCGAGAAAGTTCTGACCGTCAGCGAAAACCAGTCAACCTACATCCCGGTTGGTGAGAAGCACCGCCTGGAAAATCCCGGGGTGATCCAGCTTGAATTGATCGAAATCCAGACCGGAAGTTATCTGGGCGAGGACGATATCGTCAGGTTTGAAGATGTCTACGGGCGACAGGGCCGATCCGATTGA
- the msbA gene encoding lipid A export permease/ATP-binding protein MsbA produces MTEKQIIKRVYQEVKPYRSTMIIAMICMAFVASLSALQAYMVKPLLDKIFFEKNSTILNILPIALIAIFLAKGFFYYGYNVLLEKVGQSVILKLRKKIYDHLLTLDISFFHNTPTGELISRVISDVTLMQTAVSHSLIGILKDCLQVISLLGVIFYQDWKLASISMIFLPLSILPIVYFGRIHRSLSTKTQQTMAQVSNNLHEIIGGNRIVKAFCMEGYESLRFFGIIEKLFGIFITEAKVKSFSHSFMELVGGIFVAWVIWYGGHEVLADHSTPGTFFSFLTALVMIYEPIKGLSKVNSSVQQGFASATRVYTVLDTEPRILDSPSAENIPLMSEGIEFKDVTFTYDNKITVLDHINLTIRKGEALALVGTSGAGKTTLVNLVPRFYETGAGQVLLDGRDIKNVTIKSLRNQIAMVTQQTILFNDTIRNNIAYGDPEKSEEDIINAAKAAFALDFINNLPDGFDTVIGEGGAKLSGGQRQRISIARALLKNAPILILDEATSALDTESEREVQRALENLMKNRTSMVIAHRLSTIRNSDRIIVMQNGRIVEEGSHDELLTKGGVYEMLHNMQHHP; encoded by the coding sequence ATGACTGAGAAGCAGATAATCAAGAGAGTATATCAAGAGGTAAAACCGTATCGATCGACCATGATAATCGCCATGATCTGCATGGCCTTTGTCGCAAGCCTGAGCGCATTGCAGGCCTATATGGTCAAACCTCTTCTTGACAAGATATTCTTTGAAAAGAACAGCACGATCCTGAACATTCTCCCAATTGCCCTGATTGCGATTTTTTTAGCGAAAGGTTTCTTTTATTACGGGTACAACGTGCTACTGGAGAAGGTTGGGCAAAGTGTAATATTAAAATTGCGAAAAAAGATATACGACCACCTTCTCACTCTCGACATTTCATTTTTCCACAACACGCCAACCGGAGAGCTGATTTCAAGAGTAATTTCGGATGTAACCTTGATGCAGACCGCTGTCTCTCACTCACTCATTGGCATTCTCAAAGACTGCCTGCAAGTAATCAGTCTTCTGGGGGTCATTTTCTATCAGGACTGGAAACTGGCATCAATTTCAATGATATTTTTGCCCTTGTCAATATTGCCGATAGTTTATTTTGGCCGAATACACCGGAGTTTAAGCACCAAGACGCAACAGACAATGGCACAGGTTTCGAACAACCTCCATGAGATCATCGGCGGCAATCGGATAGTCAAAGCCTTCTGCATGGAAGGTTATGAAAGCTTAAGATTTTTCGGAATCATTGAGAAACTTTTCGGGATCTTTATCACCGAAGCAAAAGTGAAAAGTTTTTCCCACTCGTTCATGGAGCTTGTGGGGGGGATATTTGTGGCCTGGGTTATCTGGTATGGAGGCCACGAAGTCCTTGCCGACCACTCTACCCCCGGAACATTCTTCTCCTTTTTAACAGCTCTGGTCATGATCTATGAGCCAATCAAAGGACTGAGCAAGGTCAACAGTTCAGTCCAACAGGGATTCGCTTCTGCAACAAGGGTGTACACAGTTCTTGACACAGAACCTCGAATACTTGATTCCCCTTCTGCAGAAAACATTCCATTGATGAGTGAGGGTATTGAGTTCAAAGATGTAACTTTCACGTATGACAACAAAATCACTGTCCTTGACCATATAAATCTTACCATCAGGAAAGGTGAGGCTCTTGCCTTGGTCGGGACCAGTGGTGCAGGAAAAACCACTCTTGTCAATCTCGTCCCCCGTTTTTATGAAACCGGTGCGGGACAGGTCCTGCTTGATGGTCGAGATATCAAGAACGTGACGATCAAGTCTCTGCGCAACCAGATAGCAATGGTCACCCAGCAGACGATTTTATTCAACGACACCATTCGCAATAATATCGCCTACGGTGACCCGGAAAAATCAGAGGAAGATATCATCAATGCAGCGAAAGCTGCTTTCGCTCTTGATTTTATCAACAATCTCCCTGATGGCTTTGATACTGTGATCGGGGAGGGCGGTGCCAAACTCTCGGGTGGCCAACGCCAGAGGATTTCAATCGCCAGGGCTTTGCTTAAAAACGCGCCTATCCTTATTCTTGACGAAGCAACCTCGGCCCTTGACACTGAATCAGAGAGAGAAGTCCAGAGAGCTTTGGAAAATTTAATGAAGAACAGGACTTCGATGGTGATCGCCCACCGCCTTTCAACAATTCGGAATTCAGACCGAATTATTGTCATGCAGAACGGGAGAATTGTCGAAGAAGGGAGCCATGATGAGCTGCTGACAAAAGGCGGCGTCTATGAA